CGTTAAGCCAGCCTACAGCGGTATATGCATACATGGGCAGTATTACATCACTTAGCTTTTTAAATGAGGGGAGGAAAAGGCGTAGATATCCCGGGTCTAGAAATGCACTGACAGCGTACCCGCCCGTAAAAACTTCCATTCCTGCTGTGTCTGGATTATAAGCGTGGGGATGTGTGTCCGGCACGAAGAATAGTCGTGAGCTTGCCGGAAGTTCAATCAGTTCTATTTCATAGGGTACAAAGTTATAATTTTCGCTTCTGACAGTCATTTTCAGATGCGGATGATCGTATATGTTTCCCTGCCTGTCGGCAAAGAGTAGGTTTGGTATTTCGTACATTTTTTTCCTTGACTCGCTTTTGTTGAATATTTGAATAATAGTATAGTGCAAAACGACAAGTCAAGGTGTTAAACCAATGTAAGCGTTATTTGTTTATGCCGAAACGACTCTGTTTCTACCTGTTTGTTTGGCTTTGTAGAGGGCTTCGTCTGCTCTGTTTATGAAGTGAGCTATGGTTTCACCTCTGCTATATTCTGCGACACCAATGCTGACTGTCACTTTTTCTACCGGGGTAAAGTCTGTCTCTTCGACAGCCTTGCGCAGTTTGTCGGCTAAAAAAGCTGTATTGGTAATGTCTGTTTCAAGGGCAACAACGAGAAATTCTTCCCCGCCCCATCTTCCGCAAAAATCGGATTCTCTGGTGTTTTCTTTTATAATAGCAGCAAGTTTCACGAGGACATCGTCACCTACCTGGTGACCATAAGTGTCGTTAACTCTTTTGAAATGATCAGCATCAAGGATAGCTGCGCAAAACCTTGTATTGTGTCTTTCATTTCTGATTCGCTCAGCCTTAAGAACGGCATCAAGTTTATGTCTGTTATAAAGTCCTGTCAGTCTATCTGTAATGGAGAGTTCTTCTATCTTCTTTTTCTCTGTGATGTTGTGTATAACGGCTGTATATCCCGTTACATTTCCCTTGTCGTCTATTGCAGGGGTGGCAGTCTGTTTTGTCCAGAAGAGCTCACCGTCTTTATTGATGTTCTTGAATTCCCCCTGCCATATTTCTTTTTTTAATATGGTTTTCCAAAGGTCGTCCAGCTGTTTTTGTGTTGTGTCAGGGTGTCGTATGAGGCTGTGTGTGTTGCCTATCAATTCTGTGTGATTGTATCCTGTCATCTCGGCATATTTTGCGCTGACAGCAGTAAAGTTACCTTTCAGGTCTATTTCTGTTGTGGCTATGTTACTGTCTATTATGAAGTTGAACCTACGTATCTTGTCGAAAGCTTTCAGCAGGCTTGACTGAAGCTTTGATGGAGCATATGACGCTACCCATGACAGCGGGAAGCTTATCAGTAAGATAACAAGTGCAACAATTTGGGCAGATATCAGATTGTTCTTTTTTATCTGGTGCAGCATGCTTGCTTTAGGTTTCATAATGAGTTTGACACCTTCGCCGTTATCGAATATCTGGTTTAGGCTATACACAAAAAGATTACTTTTTTGTAGTGAGGACTGATTCATGTCGTTATTAAATGCACCGGGGAATATATTGTTAATTTTAATATCGGATTTGAGATATTTGCTCCACGCAAGACTTGCGTCAGAGGCAGAGATTATTTCTCCTTCGTTATCAATTAAGTATGTGCTGAAGTTAGCATATTCAGTCAAGAGGTCAATAACTCTCTGCATGAGCAGATTAACTATAACGATACCTTTATGTTCGCCGTTGACTACAACCGGAGCAGCGATTCTGTAGGTAGGCTTATACGGCAGCTCAATCTTGCCATGTTCAATGTTAAGGTCAATTCTGGAATGCCATAACTGTGTTTTGTTAAGTTGGTTGCTCTCTTGAAAGTAGTATCTGTCATATTTGCTTTGTAAATATATCTGAGGATAAGTGAATATTTCGTTATCGATCCTGTCGACACGGATTCTCTCCAGACCGTTACTGTTTATAAACCGAAGCTGCATTATATCGGGGTTTGCGAAAACTACAGACTGGAAAAATGAATTGACTCTTGCCCGTTCGTCTACTCCCTCTGATGTGATAAAATCATTTAAAAGCAGGTGCCTTGCCAGTATTGTGACAACTAATTCTTTATGTGTTATATAGTCTTCAAGGTAAAGCTTTTTATACGATAGTTCAGAGCTTGCTCTGAGGTTTATCTGTTCAATATTTTGTTTTGATGCGAGTTTGTAGTTGACTATGGCTGTAGTTATTGCGATCAGTATGCCAAAGAATATAAAGAAAGAGACGGAAAGAAGATAAAAACGCTTACGTGAGTACATCATCTCTGTCATTGATAGCTCCTGAATATAATTCTACCTTAAAACAGATTATTCTCAAGTTAAGCTAACGGTTATAGCATTTAAAATCAATGTTTTTGTTTATTTATTCTGCATTTACAAGCTTGTTTCTACCTGTTTGTTTAGCAGTATACAGAGCGTCATCTGCTCTGTTTATGAAGTGAGCTATAGTTTCTCCGGTTTTATACTGTGCAGCGCCAAGGCTGATCGTGATTTTTCCGACAATAGGGAAATCTGTTTCTTCAACCATTCTTCTAAGTTTTTCCGCCAAGAATGCAGTCCCTTCAAGGTTTGATTCCACAGCGATAATCAGGAACTCTTCTCCGCCCCACCTGCCTATATAGTCTGACTCTCTTGTATTGGCTTTGAGTAATTCTGCCAGCTTTACAAGTACTTTATCCCCTGTCTGATGCCCATGAGTGTCATTGACGTTTTTGAAGTGATCTATGTCAATGAGAACCGCACAGAAATCAGTATTGTGTCTCTGGTGCCTGCTGTATTCAGATTGAAGTACGTCATCAAGTTTATGTCTGTTATACAGGCTTGTGAGTCTGTCGGTTACCGACAGCTCCTCTATCCGTTTTTTGTCTGTTATATCTCTTGAAATGGAATTAAATCCGATTATGGTTTGGTATTTGTCAACTTCAGGTGAGATAGTCTGGTGTACCCAGTATTCTTCTCCTGTTTTATTGACATTCTTTATCTCTCCCTGCCATGTGTCACCGTTGCTTATGGTTAGCCACATACTTTCGAAGAGCTCTGAAGGGTTGTCCGGATGGCGGAGGATTCTATGGGTTTTGCCTACTATTTCACTTTTGCTGAAACCTGTTATTTCGGTGAATTTGCTGCTCACTTCTGTTATTCTGCCGTGTATATCTGTTTTGCTGGTAGAGATATGTCTGTCTATCATTTTGTTGTACTCTTTTATCTTTTCATAGGCGTTGAGCAGACTGGACTGGAGTCTGGACGGCAGATATGATGCAAGCCATGAAAGAGGGATGGATATCAGCAACACGATGAGAGTTATGAGTATAGCAGACAGTATATTAGATTTTTTGAGCTGCCCCATGACCTCGTCTTTCGGCGCAAGAATAAGCTTAACCCCTTCGTTGTTAAGGAAGATATCCTCAAGACAAAACATATAAAATTCATCCCGGATGGCGTCCCCTTTCTTTTTTATTACATCAATGTGTTCGGGGAAGATATCTTCTGCATTTGGTCTGTTAGGAAGGTATCTGCTCCACGACTTATCCGGTTCAGGACTGACGAGAATATCACCGTAAACATCAGCAACATATACGCTGAAATAGGCAGAGTTTGATAAGGTGCTGAGTATGTTGTTCATTAAGAGGTTTGCTATAACTATACCCTTGAATTTGTGTCCAACATATAATGGGGCTGCAACTCTGTATGTCGGTTTGTAAGGGACTTCAATTGTGCCGTGTTCAATATTTAGGTCGAGGTTAGAGTGCCAGAAAGATTTTTCAGGTAATTTTGATGCCTGCCTGAAGTAGTACCTTCCGCTTTTGTCCTGCATATCCTGTTGCTCAACGATTTTTATACCTCCGTCATAATCAGGGCGGTCTATTCTTATGACCTCCATGCCGGCTGCATCAATAAATCTGAGCTGCATGAGATCTTTGTTAGAGAACATGACAGAGTAAAAGAGGCTCTGGAGCTGGTTTCTTCTGTCTGCGGTTTCTTGGTGGATAAAGTTAAGGGTGATCTGGTTATTTAAAAGAGATTCGAGTTCCTGCTCTATGTTCCACACATAGCTTGTAAGAAAGTCTATTTTTAATGCCGCTTCAGACTGTGAACGGGACTTTAGCTGTTTCTCAATATCTGTATATTTTATGTTGTAATTTATAAAGGACGTGAGCAAGGCGATGACTACACCAAATGTTAGAAAGTAGCCTGAGAAAAGGAGGTAATACTTTTTCTTAGTATAAATAAAGCTTTTCAACATATAACCTCTGTTCGTACCTTTCAGATGTCTAATAATATAAAAATAGACTGATTTTGTAATAATACCAATAAAAATATTTTTAAGACTTAAATAATGTTGTTTTTTGATCCTACATCAATATATACTGAGGGCGGAAAAGGGGGGCACGGGCGCCTCTTATATTTCATACCAAAAAGTTAAATCATATATACTGAGGAGAATTCTATGACTGATATAATTGATGTTTTTGCCAGAGAAGTTCTGGACTCCAGAGGAAATCCTACAATTGAGGTTGAGGTTGTGACAAGTGGCGGCGTTATGGGGCGTGCCATTGTTCCATCAGGTGCTTCCACCGGCGAATATGAAGCTGTAGAGCTTCGTGATGGCGACAAAGAGCGTTTTCTCGGTAAGGGAGTGCTTCAGGCTGTACAAAACGTTAATGAAATCGTTGCACCTGAGCTTGAGGGGATTGATGTTACAGAGCAGAAGCTCATTGACGAGATGCTCATTGAGCTTGACGGTACAAAAAATAAAGGGAAACTTGGCGCAAACGCTATTCTCGGTGTTTCACTCGCTTGTGCAAAAGCTGCTGCGGAGTCCTGTGGGCTTCCGCTTTATAAATATATCGGCGGTGCATACGCGTGTACTCTCCCTGCTCCTATGATGAATATACTTAACGGCGGCGAACATGCTGATAATAACGTTGATATTCAGGAATTCATGATTATGCCTCTCGGCGCAGAATCATTCCGTGAAGCTCTCAGAATGGGTGTTGAAGTTTTTCATACACTTAAAGGCGTGCTGAAAGCAAAAGGGATGAGCACATCTGTCGGGGATGAGGGCGGTTTCGCTCCGAACCTCGGCTCTAACGAAGAGGCGATAGAAGTTATCCTCGAAGCTATCGATAAAGCGGGCTATAAAGCTGGTTCAGATATCTACATAGCTATTGATGCAGCCTCAAGCGAATTTTATAACAAAGATAAAGGCGTTTATGTCCTCGAAGCTGAGGCGGAGCCGGAAAAAACATCTGCTCAGATGGTGGAATATTATAAATATCTCGTTGAAAAGTACCCTATTATATCCATTGAAGATGGTCTGGATGAAAATGACTGGGATGGATGGAAGCTTCTTACCGACGCTATCGGCGACAAATGCCAGCTTGTGGGGGACGACCTTTTTGTCACTAACACAGAGAGACTTACACGGGGTATCAAAACAGGAGTCGCTAACTCTATCCTTGTGAAGCTGAACCAGATAGGAACCCTCACAGAGACTCTGGATGCTATACAGACAGCAAGAGAAGCAGGGTATACATGTGTTATCTCTCACCGCTCAGGCGAGTCAGAAGACACAACTATTGCAGACCTTGCAGTTGCTGTGAATGCCGGACAGATTAAAACAGGTTCCGCTTGTAGAACAGACAGGATAGCCAAGTACAACCAGCTTCTGCGCATAGAGGAAGAGCTCTTCGATCAGGCAGCTTATAAAGGGCTTGGTGCGTTTTACAACCTTAAAGGTAAATAGAGTTATTGCCGGCATTCCGGCATAAACGAGAGTGACCGTGTTTTGGCGGTTACAGTAACATTCGATAAAAAACAGAGGGGGCTTTTTGCCCCCTTATTGTATTTGAAAGGAGATATCTTTTTATGAGTTTAGAGAAAAAGATGGCACAGCTTATTTGTGAATATTCTCTCGATCTGAAAGAGGGGGACATATTCCTCATAAGGTCAGAAACAGTGGCAGAGCCGCTTGTCAAAGAGTTCGTAAGAAAGACGCTTGAGATGGGCGCACACCCGGTTCTGCGTATGATGATTTCAGAGCAGCAGTCTGTCTTTTATAAATACGCAACTGAAAAACAGCTCGAATTTATCCCCCCCTCAGTTATGGCAGATGCAGAGAACATTACTGCACAAGTATATATAGATAGCACGGACAACACAAAACAGCTCACAAACACTGATAAATCCAAAGTTTCCCTCTATGCAAAATCAATGCGTAAAGTTCGTGACGTGCTTATGGACAGAGAAGAGAAGGGAGAATTCCGCTGGTCGCTCTGTCCGTATCCGACACAGGCTATGGCGCAGGATGCGGAGATGTCTCTTGATGAGTATACAGAATTTGTATTTAACGCATGTAAGCTGAACGAAGCTGATCCGGTTGCCGCATGGAAAGAAGTAGATGAGTTTCAGAATAAAGTTGTCGATATTCTCACAGGGACAAAAGAGATACGCATCGAAGGGAAGAATACTGATATAACCTTCAATGTGGAAGGGCGTAAATGGATTAATTGTAACGGTCATCACAATATGCCGGACGGAGAGGTTTTTACAAGTCCTGTGGAAGACGGCGTTAACGGACAGATATACTTTGACCTGCCGACATCGTATATGGGGGTTGAAGCCGGCGGTATTACGCTGAAAATCGATAAAGGGCGCATAATTGAGGCAAGTGCAGAGAAGGGGGATGATTTTCTTCAGTCTGTTCTCGACACTGATGAAGGCTCCAGACTCATTGGAGAGATAGCTTTCGGGCTGAATGATAATATTAATAAGCCGACTAAGAATATACTCTTTGACGAAAAGATCGGACGCACAATACATATGGCTGTGGGTGCAAGCTATCCTGAGGCTGGCGGGAAAAACAAGTCAGGAATACACTGGGATATGATAAAGGGAATGGCTGACGGCAAAGTCTATGCCGATGGTGTTATGATATATAGCGAAGGCAGATTTCACGGAGTTTGATAATGAGAAACAAAATCAAAGACCTTTTAAACGCAGAGCATCCTGAGAGTGATATTACTGTTCATGGGTGGGTGCGAAGCAAAAGAGATTCGAAGAATTTTACGTTTCTGGAACTGAACGACGGTTCATGTCTGAAAAATCTTCAGGCGATTGCTGATGAAGATATCGGAACTTACGATGTTTTAAAGGATATTAATACCGGAGCATCTGTTGAGATAAAAGGTGATCTTATAGAATCACCAGGGAAAGGTCAGAAGTGGGAGCTTAAGGCGAAGGCAGTTGCTCTTGTTGGTGGTGCAGACCAGGAGACATATCCTCTGCAAAAGAAACGCCACTCAGACGAATTCCTGCGCCAGATAGCTCATCTGCGCCCCAGAACGAATAAATATGGAGCGATATTTCGTATCCGCTCCGAGGCTTCATTTGCTGTGCATCAGTTTTTCCGTGAGCGTGGATTTCACTATGTTCATACACCGATAATTACAGGTTCTGACTGTGAGGGTGCCGGGCAGATGTTCCGCGTGACAACCCTTGAGGATACGAAAAAACCTGTTGCGGAAGATTTTTTCGGCAAAGCGGCGTATCTTACAGTTTCAGGTCAGCTTGATGCTGAAAGCTATGCGTGTGCACTTGGCAGTGTTTATACTTTTGGACCGACATTCCGCGCC
This window of the Denitrovibrio acetiphilus DSM 12809 genome carries:
- a CDS encoding diguanylate cyclase — its product is MTEMMYSRKRFYLLSVSFFIFFGILIAITTAIVNYKLASKQNIEQINLRASSELSYKKLYLEDYITHKELVVTILARHLLLNDFITSEGVDERARVNSFFQSVVFANPDIMQLRFINSNGLERIRVDRIDNEIFTYPQIYLQSKYDRYYFQESNQLNKTQLWHSRIDLNIEHGKIELPYKPTYRIAAPVVVNGEHKGIVIVNLLMQRVIDLLTEYANFSTYLIDNEGEIISASDASLAWSKYLKSDIKINNIFPGAFNNDMNQSSLQKSNLFVYSLNQIFDNGEGVKLIMKPKASMLHQIKKNNLISAQIVALVILLISFPLSWVASYAPSKLQSSLLKAFDKIRRFNFIIDSNIATTEIDLKGNFTAVSAKYAEMTGYNHTELIGNTHSLIRHPDTTQKQLDDLWKTILKKEIWQGEFKNINKDGELFWTKQTATPAIDDKGNVTGYTAVIHNITEKKKIEELSITDRLTGLYNRHKLDAVLKAERIRNERHNTRFCAAILDADHFKRVNDTYGHQVGDDVLVKLAAIIKENTRESDFCGRWGGEEFLVVALETDITNTAFLADKLRKAVEETDFTPVEKVTVSIGVAEYSRGETIAHFINRADEALYKAKQTGRNRVVSA
- a CDS encoding sensor domain-containing diguanylate cyclase yields the protein MLKSFIYTKKKYYLLFSGYFLTFGVVIALLTSFINYNIKYTDIEKQLKSRSQSEAALKIDFLTSYVWNIEQELESLLNNQITLNFIHQETADRRNQLQSLFYSVMFSNKDLMQLRFIDAAGMEVIRIDRPDYDGGIKIVEQQDMQDKSGRYYFRQASKLPEKSFWHSNLDLNIEHGTIEVPYKPTYRVAAPLYVGHKFKGIVIANLLMNNILSTLSNSAYFSVYVADVYGDILVSPEPDKSWSRYLPNRPNAEDIFPEHIDVIKKKGDAIRDEFYMFCLEDIFLNNEGVKLILAPKDEVMGQLKKSNILSAILITLIVLLISIPLSWLASYLPSRLQSSLLNAYEKIKEYNKMIDRHISTSKTDIHGRITEVSSKFTEITGFSKSEIVGKTHRILRHPDNPSELFESMWLTISNGDTWQGEIKNVNKTGEEYWVHQTISPEVDKYQTIIGFNSISRDITDKKRIEELSVTDRLTSLYNRHKLDDVLQSEYSRHQRHNTDFCAVLIDIDHFKNVNDTHGHQTGDKVLVKLAELLKANTRESDYIGRWGGEEFLIIAVESNLEGTAFLAEKLRRMVEETDFPIVGKITISLGAAQYKTGETIAHFINRADDALYTAKQTGRNKLVNAE
- the eno gene encoding phosphopyruvate hydratase; translated protein: MTDIIDVFAREVLDSRGNPTIEVEVVTSGGVMGRAIVPSGASTGEYEAVELRDGDKERFLGKGVLQAVQNVNEIVAPELEGIDVTEQKLIDEMLIELDGTKNKGKLGANAILGVSLACAKAAAESCGLPLYKYIGGAYACTLPAPMMNILNGGEHADNNVDIQEFMIMPLGAESFREALRMGVEVFHTLKGVLKAKGMSTSVGDEGGFAPNLGSNEEAIEVILEAIDKAGYKAGSDIYIAIDAASSEFYNKDKGVYVLEAEAEPEKTSAQMVEYYKYLVEKYPIISIEDGLDENDWDGWKLLTDAIGDKCQLVGDDLFVTNTERLTRGIKTGVANSILVKLNQIGTLTETLDAIQTAREAGYTCVISHRSGESEDTTIADLAVAVNAGQIKTGSACRTDRIAKYNQLLRIEEELFDQAAYKGLGAFYNLKGK
- a CDS encoding aminopeptidase — translated: MSLEKKMAQLICEYSLDLKEGDIFLIRSETVAEPLVKEFVRKTLEMGAHPVLRMMISEQQSVFYKYATEKQLEFIPPSVMADAENITAQVYIDSTDNTKQLTNTDKSKVSLYAKSMRKVRDVLMDREEKGEFRWSLCPYPTQAMAQDAEMSLDEYTEFVFNACKLNEADPVAAWKEVDEFQNKVVDILTGTKEIRIEGKNTDITFNVEGRKWINCNGHHNMPDGEVFTSPVEDGVNGQIYFDLPTSYMGVEAGGITLKIDKGRIIEASAEKGDDFLQSVLDTDEGSRLIGEIAFGLNDNINKPTKNILFDEKIGRTIHMAVGASYPEAGGKNKSGIHWDMIKGMADGKVYADGVMIYSEGRFHGV